AAAAACGGGATTACCAAGGAATCTGTCTCCACCTACGAAGGCTTTAGGGAGGCCCTTAAGAAAATCAACGACAGCCAGGAAATCCTGGACAATGGGTTGAAAGTCCGTGCCTATTCCTTCCCTGGCAAGAGCGACTGGAACATTCCCCATAATTTTGCACCCTGGGTCTGGAGTAACGGAGGCTCCTTCATCGAAAAGGATGAAGAAGGTAAATGGCATTCCAACATCCTGAGCCCAAAAACGCTCAACGGAATCCGAGCCTACTTACACTTCGTACGCGATGGACTTGTATCTGCAGAAGATCTCCAGTTCAATACCGCCCAGGTGGCCCAACTGTTCAACAATGGTGAATTGGCTTTTATCGTCAGCACATCCGAAATCGTGATGCAGACCCATTTTGACGGTTCCCAGGGAGGACTTGCAAACGCCCGTATCGGACAGGATTCGGTAATGGTGTTGCCTATCCCCAGCGGAACAGCCGGGTCCGTCAGCTTTATTGGCGGTAGCAACCTGGCAATCCCTGCCAGCAACAACCGTCCCGAAGCGAAGGATCTGCTGCTATTCCTGGTAAGCGACGAAAACCAGGACGCCTATACCAAGCAAATCGGATTCCTCCCGACTAGCAAGAACGTTCTTGAAAGCTGGGCTGAAGACGAGAACTACAAGATCCTGGTTCAAGGTCTGGAAACGGGACGAACCTACGCCACCATTCCTGAATGGGGCGAACTGGAACAAATCCTCGTAAGCATGTTCAGCAGCGTCTGGGACAATATGGAAATTCCGTCCCTCTACTCCGAAGAAAAGCTTTACAATCTGTTCTCCACATACTCTCTTGAAATCGACAAGAAGCTGAATTATCCCACGACCAATTCCATGACTTTGGCTGAATTCAAGGAAATCTGGACGCAGAAAAAGACCGATAGTTTAGATAAGACAATCGATGAAGAAGTTGTTAAGGACGCCATTATTTCCGACAATTTGAAAAAGGCTCCCTTCGTATT
The window above is part of the Fibrobacter sp. UWR4 genome. Proteins encoded here:
- a CDS encoding extracellular solute-binding protein; this translates as MTIAAAVTATVVFAAPKPLTVWIMPNGASPQEKLEQRLDLFTKKTGIPTNVQVLDWGEAWSRISLALEGRQEAPDVLQLGTTWIPHFAIRNKIKPLNSWLKEIKPSRFVPVSWNTTHIDSDTTIYSVPWFIDIRPILANKRILKKNGITKESVSTYEGFREALKKINDSQEILDNGLKVRAYSFPGKSDWNIPHNFAPWVWSNGGSFIEKDEEGKWHSNILSPKTLNGIRAYLHFVRDGLVSAEDLQFNTAQVAQLFNNGELAFIVSTSEIVMQTHFDGSQGGLANARIGQDSVMVLPIPSGTAGSVSFIGGSNLAIPASNNRPEAKDLLLFLVSDENQDAYTKQIGFLPTSKNVLESWAEDENYKILVQGLETGRTYATIPEWGELEQILVSMFSSVWDNMEIPSLYSEEKLYNLFSTYSLEIDKKLNYPTTNSMTLAEFKEIWTQKKTDSLDKTIDEEVVKDAIISDNLKKAPFVFITILVISFLVNFARKRKK